One stretch of Leadbetterella byssophila DSM 17132 DNA includes these proteins:
- a CDS encoding sugar phosphate isomerase/epimerase family protein: protein MKKSIMLSFMAAGALFFQSCTQKAEETASDYTISLAQWSLHKSFFGDALNGNWQEFGRLLREAPDSLLQGPLKPIDFPSIAKSYGISTIELVNTFYYGKAKDMAYWEDFKKRCDEAGVNVGLIMCDALGDLGNADEAERQKAVENHYPWVDVAAYLGAHTIRVNAAGQGTAEEVAANAADGLKKLGEYAATKGINVVVENHGGYSSDGSWLSGVMKTVNMSNVGTLPDFGNFCMERGPEGCTKSYDMYKGIEELMPYAKGVSAKTNDFDADGNETTKDYARIMKIVKDSGFKGAIGIEYEGNVLSEDEGIKATKALLEKTLSNLK, encoded by the coding sequence ATGAAAAAAAGTATTATGCTTAGCTTCATGGCAGCAGGTGCATTATTCTTCCAGTCTTGCACCCAAAAAGCAGAAGAAACTGCCTCTGATTATACCATTTCACTTGCACAATGGTCTTTACACAAAAGTTTTTTTGGAGATGCTTTAAATGGCAACTGGCAGGAATTTGGTAGACTCCTGAGAGAAGCCCCGGATTCTTTACTACAGGGTCCTCTTAAACCTATTGATTTTCCTTCGATCGCTAAAAGTTACGGGATATCTACAATAGAACTTGTAAATACCTTCTACTATGGCAAAGCTAAAGACATGGCATACTGGGAAGACTTCAAGAAACGCTGCGATGAGGCAGGTGTAAATGTAGGTCTAATCATGTGTGATGCCTTAGGTGACCTGGGAAATGCGGATGAAGCAGAAAGACAGAAAGCAGTAGAAAATCATTACCCATGGGTGGATGTAGCCGCCTATCTGGGTGCGCATACCATTCGGGTAAATGCTGCCGGACAAGGTACTGCGGAAGAAGTTGCGGCTAATGCTGCAGATGGTTTGAAGAAGCTTGGGGAATATGCTGCTACAAAAGGTATAAATGTAGTAGTAGAAAACCACGGTGGATATAGTTCTGATGGATCTTGGTTATCTGGAGTAATGAAGACGGTGAACATGTCAAATGTAGGAACCTTACCTGATTTCGGGAACTTCTGCATGGAACGCGGTCCTGAAGGCTGTACTAAATCTTATGATATGTACAAAGGCATAGAAGAACTAATGCCATATGCAAAAGGTGTTTCTGCCAAGACGAATGATTTTGATGCAGATGGCAATGAAACCACAAAGGATTATGCCCGCATTATGAAAATAGTAAAAGACAGCGGCTTCAAAGGGGCTATAGGAATAGAATATGAAGGAAATGTTCTTTCTGAAGACGAAGGTATCAAAGCTACTAAGGCCTTATTAGAAAAAACATTGTCTAATTTGAAATAA